AGTTAGCGTTATCTTAAACTGAAGTCTTACTTTTTGATCGGACTGCATGAATAAGTAGGAAAAGTTGTCCTGTCTCAGATAAAAGATATTCTGGGTCTGGCTGCCAATCAATCCATAAAACCCGGCTAAGCTTCAAACCCAAGTtttattatgataaaaaaaaatgttcttgaATACAGTTCTTACCGTTGATAAAAAAACGAGAATATAAGAGAAAACCTCCAACCTTAGGTAAACCCAGCAACAAGACAAAGCCTGCTTATAGAAAACAACTCAAGGCAATTCTTCCAAATCTATGCCTGTCCCAATACAAATATTCCATGTTCTACATTAGCTTGGccccaacctctctctctctctctctttcgcaCGCGTGCGCATGCACGCTCGTTCTTTCATCACGAAAATGTTAGTCATGGCTGTAGTCACCATGATTAAGCATACTTAAGGCAaagcatagagagagagagagagagagagagagcgtgcaTGCGGGAAATTTATCCATGGTGGACATGAGTATGTGGATTGTGTTAGGGACAGCAATTTTCTTGTCCACCATGATTCTCTATAGGAAAAGGTTTAGACTCAGATCGTTACAGAGAAGCACACTTCCTTTAGGGACTCTTGGATGGCCTTTTATCGGGGAAACAATTGAGTTTGTGTCTTGTGCTTACTCTGACCGCCCTGAGACATTCATGGATAAACGTTGCCGCATGTAAGTGGGATTAGCATAAGCAGTACCCAGATCATTACTCTCTATTAATTGCACCCGCGTCAAATCTTGTATTATTTCCTAATGATTTAGCTTTACATTCAAATCTACGCTTTAGTATAACCACCATATATGTAATCAGACACTGTTGATTCTTGTTTTCGTTTTGTTACTTCTTTTGTGCATTAACAACACAAGAATACTTTTATTTTGCTGGTGATGATAAAGGGATGTGAGTAATAAATATTCTTTGGGTTTTTACAGATATGGCAAGGTGTTTAAGTCACATATATTTGGAAGCCCGACCATTGTTTCGACGGATGCAGAAGTGAGTAAATTTGCTCTTCAAAGTGATGCAAAGACTTTTGTGCCGTCTTACCCCAAATCTCTCACGGAATTGATGGGGGAATCTTCCATTTTACTCATCAATGGGAGCCTACAAAGGAAAATCCATGGACTTATTGGAGCCTTCTTCAAGTCCCCACATCTCAAGGCTCAAATTACCAAAGATATGCACAAGTATGTTCAGGAATCGATGGAAACTTGGAAAGATGACCATCCCATATACGTACAAGATGAAGCCAAAAAcgttagctctctctctctctctctctctctcagccaaTCTATACGGATTAGGGAAGCTAGTTCCTGCCGTTTAAGTTGGATTAATCTAGCTATATTTTGCTTCTTCTAAGTTTGATCAGGTGAGAGTTCTAATTAGACACGAGACAAAACAAAAGATGCCATGCATCTCTCTTAATTAGATCTATATTATGGCTTCTTCTACTGTGTTTAACATGTTTTATAAGAAAGTAAAAGCCTCATGAATAGGAATCGTCCAGGTGTGAATGATTCCCTTGCTCCTACACAAGTTTGAAGATGATTTCGGTTTAAATTAAGAAACCCAGTTGTCTATGTGGTGTGATTCATAACAATTCTGCATGAAAATCGTACTTGTCGGGAGAATTAGATTCATAATTATTACGTTACCTAGTACTTTTGAAAGGTAACTAAGAATTAGTCGGCCGGACTTTCTGCCTCTCCAGATTGCGTTTCAGGTACTTGTCAAGGCATTGATTAGTTTGGATCCAGGTGAAGAAATGGAGCTTCTAAAGAAACAGTTCCAAGAATTCATCTCTGGACTCATGTCTTTACCCATAAACATTCCGGGAACTCAGCTTTATCGATCACTAAAGGCATGaaagtaatttataattagtCTATAACTTGcctataatttgtaatttgcaTACTACtgatttctcattttctcaATGATCGCATGATGAATTTCAGGCAAAGAAGAAAGTGGCTAAGTTGgtacaaaatataatccaaGCTAGAAGAAAAAATGGCATCTCGGCCAGGGTTCCAAAAGATGTGTTGGATGTTTTACTCAATGATTCAAGCGAGCAATTAACGGACGATCTACTTGCAGATAACATAATTGACATGATGATTCCAGGAGAGGATTCAGTGCCGGTTCTTATGACTCTTGCAGTGAAATACCTCTCGGATTGCCCCTCTGCTCTGCAGCAATTAACGGTACGTACGTACGAAGTTAATTTTCTTCCGTTTAATGGATTTATAACCAAATTATGCTCTCAGAATTACTATCATTCGGCTTGATTTCAGCAATTTGCTTGCTTTTTTCCAAATTTGCGAGATCATGTGATTCAATTTTCATGACTTGTACTAGTAGTACtgtacatgatgatcatcatcatgagaCATGAGGTGTACGTCATTTTCGATATCGCTTTGTCATTTCTAGGCCGAGTCCTTTTGGATTGATTTTGTCAAAGGTCTAATAGTAGAAGCGGACTAGctaatagctatatatatatatatatatatttatatctatatttgtaggaatagtatttttttatatatattaaaaaagatatttataatttaaattgtataatCATCacgtaattaatttaaaataaatgaataaaacatgagatccatattaaaaaaaatataactttcttTATAGGATGCGTATACTAATAttgatagctagctagcttgtgcATCGACATGAATTGGTTGGCCCGAATATTATTGGGTTAGTGAGATGTCATTTGCATGTGTGACTgcttatcatgtatatatatatcatgtacatgcatgtattaaaaaatattggtaCAATGTATTagtacttattatatatatttagttagttCTTATGTTGTAATCTAAATAATTAGTGTTGATCTTAAATATCTGATCATCATTGTCAGGAGGAAAACTTGGAGCTGAAAAAACTCAAAGCTCAGCTTGGACAGCCTTTGTGTTGGAGTGATTACTTATCATTGCCATTTACACAAACCGTAAGTACTActtgtatatacatataataataatatatcttcTAAAAGCTCATCAAGAAAttaggaaattaattaaattaatt
This window of the Juglans regia cultivar Chandler chromosome 12, Walnut 2.0, whole genome shotgun sequence genome carries:
- the LOC109007914 gene encoding 3-epi-6-deoxocathasterone 23-monooxygenase CYP90D1-like isoform X1; this translates as MVDMSMWIVLGTAIFLSTMILYRKRFRLRSLQRSTLPLGTLGWPFIGETIEFVSCAYSDRPETFMDKRCRIYGKVFKSHIFGSPTIVSTDAEVSKFALQSDAKTFVPSYPKSLTELMGESSILLINGSLQRKIHGLIGAFFKSPHLKAQITKDMHKYVQESMETWKDDHPIYVQDEAKNIAFQVLVKALISLDPGEEMELLKKQFQEFISGLMSLPINIPGTQLYRSLKAKKKVAKLVQNIIQARRKNGISARVPKDVLDVLLNDSSEQLTDDLLADNIIDMMIPGEDSVPVLMTLAVKYLSDCPSALQQLTEENLELKKLKAQLGQPLCWSDYLSLPFTQTVITETLRMGNIIIGVMRKAMKDVEIKGYLIPKGWCFFAYFRSIHLDENHYDWPYKFNPWRWQDKDTSTTCNYFTPFGGGQRLCPGLDLARLEASIFLHHLVTRFSWEAEEDTVVNFPTVRMKRRMPIWVKTKRRGDP
- the LOC109007914 gene encoding 3-epi-6-deoxocathasterone 23-monooxygenase CYP90D1-like isoform X2; translation: MVDMSMWIVLGTAIFLSTMILYRKRFRLRSLQRSTLPLGTLGWPFIGETIEFVSCAYSDRPETFMDKRCRIYGKVFKSHIFGSPTIVSTDAEVSKFALQSDAKTFVPSYPKSLTELMGESSILLINGSLQRKIHGLIGAFFKSPHLKAQITKDMHKYVQESMETWKDDHPIYVQDEAKNIAFQVLVKALISLDPGEEMELLKKQFQEFISGLMSLPINIPGTQLYRSLKAKKKVAKLVQNIIQARRKNGISARVPKDVLDVLLNDSSEQLTDDLLADNIIDMMIPGEDSVPVLMTLAVKYLSDCPSALQQLTEENLELKKLKAQLGQPLCWSDYLSLPFTQTVITETLRMGNIIIGVMRKAMKDVEIKGYLIPKGWCFFAYFRSIHLDENHYDWPYKFNPWRWQVFSDGFNLGGRTGQRHEHYL